A single genomic interval of Streptomyces graminofaciens harbors:
- a CDS encoding DUF6760 family protein has protein sequence MTYGVDRIHEEAAYVAYHFHWSRDQILDLTHGERARWVTEIARINTRLNEG, from the coding sequence GTGACGTACGGGGTCGACCGCATCCACGAGGAGGCCGCGTACGTCGCCTACCACTTCCACTGGTCCCGGGACCAGATCCTCGACCTGACCCACGGGGAGCGGGCCCGGTGGGTGACCGAGATAGCCAGGATCAACACACGTCTCAACGAAGGATGA
- a CDS encoding phage tail protein yields the protein MRTDPGTSVHFRLQIEGIDLGDFSNCEGLSLQVEVEQRVEGGNNGFVWQLPSRITYSNVRLSRPLTSDSAKVAGFLASLPRKARRGTAQIAALRPNLQDVIAQWSLRDVIVVSWTGPTFDPGNSQVAMESIELAHHGFL from the coding sequence ATGAGGACCGATCCGGGGACGAGTGTCCACTTCCGGCTGCAGATCGAGGGCATCGACCTGGGCGACTTCAGCAACTGCGAAGGACTGAGCCTCCAGGTGGAGGTCGAGCAGCGTGTGGAGGGAGGCAACAACGGCTTCGTGTGGCAACTGCCGTCGCGGATCACCTACTCCAATGTCAGGCTCTCGCGCCCGCTCACCTCGGACTCCGCGAAGGTGGCCGGTTTCCTGGCCTCGCTGCCGCGCAAGGCCCGCCGTGGCACCGCCCAGATCGCCGCCCTGCGGCCGAACCTCCAGGACGTGATCGCCCAGTGGTCGCTTCGGGACGTGATCGTCGTGTCCTGGACCGGCCCCACCTTCGACCCCGGGAACTCGCAGGTCGCCATGGAAAGCATCGAGCTAGCCCACCACGGGTTCCTGTGA
- a CDS encoding LysM peptidoglycan-binding domain-containing protein, translated as MCPLTALARAKLTAYEPPKQPSEPPGSQVGKAVPFQFNPASLSLGKGAGWVRHVAKGAKEVGVPEFVGTHPRRLSVELFLDATATHDSSVQQAVETLIDWCAPTERSSATDSPSAPWVKFTWGSFSTVSFFGYLEDVQATYSLFDPNGTPLRATCSVSLTEAAGPVPGQNPTSGALHARRVHRLVKGDSLETLAYREYGDPTAWRVIAQANDIDDPTRLRPGTEILLPAAGEPGDEE; from the coding sequence CTGTGTCCGTTGACCGCCCTGGCCCGTGCCAAGCTGACCGCGTACGAACCGCCCAAACAACCCAGCGAACCTCCCGGCTCGCAGGTGGGCAAGGCGGTGCCCTTCCAGTTCAATCCGGCCTCGCTGAGCCTGGGCAAGGGCGCGGGCTGGGTGCGCCATGTGGCGAAGGGCGCGAAGGAGGTGGGCGTCCCCGAGTTCGTCGGCACGCATCCGCGCAGACTGTCGGTCGAACTGTTCCTGGACGCCACCGCGACCCACGACAGCAGTGTTCAGCAGGCCGTGGAAACCCTGATCGACTGGTGCGCGCCCACCGAGCGCAGCAGCGCCACCGACTCGCCGTCCGCGCCCTGGGTCAAGTTCACCTGGGGGTCCTTCAGCACCGTCTCGTTCTTCGGCTACCTGGAGGACGTCCAGGCCACCTACTCGCTGTTCGACCCCAACGGCACCCCGCTCAGGGCCACGTGCTCGGTCTCCCTGACCGAGGCCGCCGGGCCGGTTCCCGGGCAGAACCCGACCTCCGGCGCGCTGCACGCCCGGCGGGTGCACCGTCTGGTGAAGGGCGACAGCCTGGAGACGCTGGCCTACCGGGAGTACGGGGACCCGACCGCGTGGCGGGTGATCGCGCAGGCCAACGACATCGACGATCCCACCAGGCTGCGCCCCGGCACGGAGATCCTGCTGCCCGCCGCGGGCGAACCGGGCGACGAGGAGTGA
- a CDS encoding VgrG-related protein: protein MTTTFLVEAPRPLPASLSDLPVHVRIEDGNSAPAAAVLRYRDPERIFLRKSGIVIGGALKISARPDGAGSAVRLFDGEVVALEAEFDGTGTFTTVRAFDQGHRLQRGRRVAAYPNMTASDIARKVATAARLAIGRIDSTRTTYPLVTQPNISDWDFLASLAAENGMEMLVEGGKFQFRRPTAASSAPSAGGAGAPRRSPYVIKMADNVLSVRSSITSVNQVDRVQVHGWSVQEKKSLLGETAVSESRTVAVGVTPRQAAKAFGAAPLVVADVPYRSDAEVKAVSKALAEDVSAALAELEVVVRGDPRLRCGVAVALTGAGAPFDGRYTVTASRHVDRPGLGYETWLTVSGNQDRTSYGVVSGAVAAARSPRIPGVAVGVVTDTKEPKDREGQGWVRLRFPWLSGDSGTAYVSDWVRTVQLGGTGGGGVFSPDVNDEVLVAFEQGLLDRPYVIGGLYNGVDRPSPHEGSLVDATSGKVNRRSLASRAGDRLELLDAAKGPAGVRVRTGDGKLELQLDRQKTTITVRSDGTVNIKAAKQVTVAGEGISLDAGSEELKLKGASVTVTADSKVSLEGKSQCVVKAPIVKIN, encoded by the coding sequence ATGACGACAACCTTCCTGGTGGAGGCGCCCCGCCCGCTTCCGGCCTCGCTCAGCGATCTGCCGGTCCATGTGCGGATCGAGGACGGCAACTCGGCTCCGGCCGCGGCCGTCCTCCGCTACCGCGACCCCGAGCGGATCTTCCTGCGGAAGTCCGGGATCGTGATCGGCGGGGCGCTCAAGATCTCGGCCAGACCCGATGGCGCGGGCAGCGCCGTTCGGCTGTTCGACGGCGAGGTCGTGGCACTGGAGGCCGAGTTCGACGGAACCGGCACGTTCACCACGGTGCGCGCCTTCGACCAGGGGCACCGGCTGCAGCGGGGCCGGAGGGTGGCCGCGTACCCCAACATGACCGCCTCCGACATCGCCCGCAAGGTCGCCACCGCCGCCCGTCTCGCGATCGGCCGGATCGATTCCACCAGGACCACCTATCCGCTCGTCACCCAGCCGAACATCTCCGACTGGGACTTCCTCGCCTCTCTCGCCGCCGAGAACGGCATGGAGATGCTGGTGGAGGGCGGCAAGTTCCAGTTCCGCCGGCCCACGGCCGCCTCGTCGGCGCCGTCAGCTGGTGGCGCGGGGGCGCCCCGCAGGAGTCCGTATGTGATCAAGATGGCCGACAACGTCCTCTCGGTCCGCTCGTCCATCACCTCGGTCAACCAGGTCGACCGGGTTCAGGTCCACGGGTGGAGCGTCCAGGAGAAGAAGTCGCTGCTCGGCGAGACGGCGGTGAGCGAGAGCCGCACCGTGGCGGTGGGCGTCACTCCCCGCCAGGCCGCCAAGGCCTTCGGCGCGGCGCCGCTCGTGGTCGCGGACGTCCCGTACCGCAGTGACGCCGAGGTGAAGGCGGTCTCCAAGGCGCTGGCCGAGGACGTGTCGGCGGCACTGGCGGAACTGGAAGTGGTCGTCCGCGGTGACCCGCGGCTGCGGTGCGGGGTCGCGGTCGCGCTGACCGGCGCGGGCGCTCCGTTCGACGGCAGGTACACGGTCACCGCCAGCAGACATGTCGACCGTCCCGGCCTGGGCTACGAGACCTGGCTCACCGTCAGCGGAAACCAGGACCGCACCTCGTACGGGGTGGTCAGCGGGGCGGTCGCGGCGGCGCGCTCACCCCGTATCCCCGGTGTGGCGGTGGGTGTGGTGACCGACACCAAGGAGCCGAAGGACCGAGAGGGCCAGGGCTGGGTGCGGCTCAGGTTCCCCTGGCTGTCGGGTGACTCGGGAACGGCGTACGTCAGCGACTGGGTCCGCACCGTGCAGCTGGGCGGCACCGGCGGCGGCGGGGTGTTCAGCCCCGACGTCAACGACGAGGTGCTGGTGGCCTTCGAGCAGGGACTGCTGGACCGGCCGTACGTCATCGGTGGCCTCTACAACGGGGTCGACCGGCCGTCGCCCCATGAGGGGTCACTCGTCGACGCGACCAGCGGCAAGGTCAACCGCAGGTCGCTCGCCTCGCGGGCCGGGGACCGCCTGGAGCTGCTCGACGCGGCGAAGGGCCCCGCCGGGGTCCGCGTGCGCACCGGGGACGGGAAGTTGGAGCTGCAACTGGACCGGCAGAAGACGACGATCACCGTGCGCAGCGACGGGACGGTGAACATCAAGGCGGCCAAGCAGGTCACGGTCGCCGGGGAGGGCATCAGCCTCGACGCCGGTTCCGAGGAGCTGAAGCTCAAGGGCGCGTCGGTCACCGTCACCGCCGATTCCAAGGTGTCGCTGGAAGGCAAGAGCCAATGCGTCGTCAAAGCCCCGATCGTGAAGATCAACTGA
- a CDS encoding GPW/gp25 family protein produces the protein MAEQFVGAGWAFPLRTDATGGIALVTRDREIAESIRIILGTAPGERPMRPEFGCRIHDHVFAPADEDTAGRLAYEVRSSLDRWEPRIELADVVVTPDGSDAGTLYIDVRYTVRGTNNPRNLVFPFYVIPSHDAPPAGSGDGAAPSIQERVR, from the coding sequence ATGGCCGAACAGTTCGTCGGGGCCGGGTGGGCCTTCCCCTTGCGTACCGACGCCACCGGGGGCATCGCCCTGGTCACCCGGGACCGTGAGATCGCCGAGTCGATCCGGATCATCCTCGGCACCGCCCCGGGGGAGCGCCCGATGCGCCCCGAGTTCGGCTGCCGGATCCACGACCATGTGTTCGCGCCCGCCGACGAGGACACCGCCGGGCGCCTCGCCTACGAGGTACGCAGTTCCCTCGACCGCTGGGAGCCGAGGATCGAGCTGGCCGACGTCGTCGTCACCCCGGACGGCAGCGACGCCGGAACCCTCTACATCGACGTGCGCTACACCGTCCGGGGCACCAACAACCCGCGCAACCTCGTCTTCCCGTTCTATGTCATCCCCTCGCACGACGCGCCCCCGGCCGGCTCCGGTGACGGGGCGGCGCCGAGCATCCAGGAGAGAGTCCGCTGA
- a CDS encoding putative baseplate assembly protein, giving the protein MTLPAPNLDDRRFQQLVDEAKRFIQQRCPEWTDHNVSDPGVTLIEAFAHMTDQLLYRLNRVPEKSYLAFLDLIGVTLFPPVPARTDVTFWLSAPQQGTVVLPENTEIATVRTETEDALVFATTADLAVVPCSLAHLLTQADGARATDRTEDLADGRDIGCFQTQPVPGDALLIGLSAAVPHCAVVLRLDSRVEGIGVDPRRPPLIWEAFDGADWHPCEVERDDTGGLNRPGEVILHVPGGHALAPIAARRAGWLRCRVLTPRTDQPFYASSPVLHGATAFTIGGTVGAVHGELVSGERLGETEGVPGQRFAVARPPVLPDEEPLVVEVSGEDGGWEEWTEVESFGASGPGDRHVRLDRTLGEVAFGPGVRDPDGSLRRCGAVPPKGAQVRIRRYRTGGGRHGNVAAHTLTVLRSSIPYVARIDNREAASGGRDGESVENAKLRGPIELSSQDRAVTARDIESLARRAAPAAARIRAVAAGDGAPAGAVRVLVVPQVSPDGDRLRIEQLVPPERMLDDIARYLDERRPIGTRLMVEPPLYQGVTVVARLAAEPGASAAQVRARALDALYRYFDPLVGGPDGGGWPFGRPVQAGEAHAVLQAVPGVALVDDLRLFPADPLTGRRGTPTDRIEVGPHALVTSFEHQLLAEER; this is encoded by the coding sequence ATGACCCTGCCCGCCCCCAACCTCGACGACCGCCGCTTCCAGCAGCTGGTCGACGAAGCCAAGCGCTTCATCCAGCAGCGCTGCCCGGAGTGGACCGACCACAACGTCTCCGACCCCGGGGTCACCCTGATCGAGGCGTTCGCGCACATGACCGATCAGTTGCTCTACCGGCTCAACCGGGTTCCCGAGAAGAGCTATCTGGCCTTCCTGGACCTCATCGGGGTCACCCTGTTCCCGCCGGTCCCGGCCCGCACCGATGTCACCTTCTGGCTCTCCGCACCGCAGCAGGGCACGGTGGTACTGCCCGAGAACACCGAGATCGCGACGGTGCGCACGGAGACCGAGGACGCCCTGGTCTTCGCCACCACCGCCGATCTGGCCGTCGTGCCCTGTTCGCTCGCGCACCTGCTCACCCAGGCCGACGGGGCGCGAGCCACCGACCGGACCGAGGACCTCGCCGACGGCCGCGACATCGGCTGCTTCCAGACCCAACCGGTCCCCGGGGACGCCCTGCTCATCGGTCTCTCCGCCGCCGTCCCGCACTGCGCGGTGGTCCTGCGCCTGGACAGCCGGGTGGAGGGGATCGGCGTCGACCCGCGCCGTCCGCCGTTGATCTGGGAGGCCTTCGACGGAGCGGACTGGCATCCCTGCGAGGTGGAGCGGGACGACACGGGCGGGCTCAACCGGCCCGGTGAGGTGATCCTGCACGTGCCGGGCGGCCACGCGCTCGCACCCATCGCCGCCCGCCGAGCGGGGTGGCTGCGCTGCCGGGTCCTGACCCCTCGTACCGACCAGCCGTTCTACGCCTCCTCCCCGGTGCTGCACGGTGCCACGGCGTTCACCATCGGGGGCACCGTCGGGGCGGTCCACGGCGAACTGGTGTCCGGTGAGCGGCTCGGCGAGACGGAAGGGGTGCCCGGCCAGCGATTCGCCGTCGCCAGGCCGCCGGTGCTGCCGGACGAGGAGCCCCTGGTCGTCGAGGTCTCCGGCGAGGACGGCGGCTGGGAGGAGTGGACCGAGGTCGAGTCGTTCGGCGCCAGCGGGCCGGGCGATCGCCACGTCCGTCTCGACCGGACCCTGGGCGAGGTGGCCTTCGGGCCCGGGGTGCGCGACCCCGACGGCTCGCTGCGCCGCTGCGGCGCGGTGCCGCCCAAGGGCGCCCAGGTCCGGATCCGCCGCTACCGCACCGGTGGCGGACGGCACGGCAACGTCGCGGCCCACACCTTGACCGTGCTGCGCAGCTCCATCCCGTACGTGGCCAGGATCGACAACCGCGAGGCCGCCTCGGGCGGCCGGGACGGCGAGTCGGTCGAGAACGCCAAACTGCGCGGCCCGATCGAACTGAGCTCCCAGGACCGGGCCGTGACGGCACGCGACATCGAGTCGCTCGCCCGCCGGGCGGCCCCGGCGGCGGCCCGGATCCGCGCCGTGGCCGCCGGGGACGGGGCACCCGCGGGCGCCGTGCGCGTGCTGGTCGTCCCCCAGGTGTCGCCGGACGGAGACCGGCTGCGGATCGAGCAGCTCGTCCCGCCGGAGCGGATGCTCGACGACATCGCCCGGTACCTGGACGAGCGGCGTCCGATCGGCACCCGGCTGATGGTCGAACCGCCGCTGTACCAGGGGGTGACCGTCGTGGCCCGGCTCGCCGCCGAGCCCGGGGCCTCGGCCGCCCAGGTGCGCGCCCGCGCGCTGGACGCCCTCTACCGCTACTTCGACCCGCTCGTCGGCGGGCCGGACGGCGGCGGCTGGCCCTTCGGCCGCCCGGTCCAGGCAGGCGAGGCGCACGCGGTGCTGCAGGCGGTGCCCGGAGTGGCACTCGTCGACGACCTGCGCCTGTTCCCTGCGGACCCGCTCACCGGACGCCGGGGAACTCCGACCGACCGGATCGAGGTGGGCCCGCACGCGCTGGTGACCTCCTTCGAACACCAACTCCTGGCCGAGGAACGGTGA
- a CDS encoding phage tail protein — MSGASARRAVSGLDSPLPLGDRLPLLYADDDFARRMVAAFDDVLAPVLSCLDCLPAYWDPRLAPEDFVDWLGGWLAADSPPRSPAARRRELVAGAVRQHGLRGTARGLAEQIRLVFGVEAQITDSGGTTWSPTPGGTFDDPAEPSLTVRVRVVDPAAVPLRELRALVDANRPAHVPCTVEVVTEPQQ; from the coding sequence GTGAGCGGCGCCTCGGCCCGCCGGGCCGTGTCCGGACTGGACTCGCCGCTGCCTCTCGGCGACCGGCTGCCTCTCCTCTACGCCGACGACGACTTCGCCCGACGTATGGTCGCGGCCTTCGACGACGTACTCGCCCCGGTCCTGTCCTGCCTGGACTGTCTCCCCGCCTACTGGGATCCCCGGCTCGCTCCGGAGGACTTCGTCGACTGGCTGGGCGGCTGGCTGGCGGCTGACTCCCCGCCCCGCTCGCCGGCCGCGCGCCGCCGCGAGCTGGTGGCCGGAGCGGTCCGGCAGCACGGCCTGCGCGGGACCGCGCGAGGGCTGGCCGAGCAGATAAGGCTGGTATTCGGCGTCGAGGCGCAGATCACGGACAGCGGCGGCACCACCTGGTCACCGACCCCGGGCGGGACGTTCGACGACCCGGCCGAACCGTCGTTGACGGTCCGGGTCCGGGTCGTCGACCCGGCAGCGGTACCCCTGCGGGAGTTGCGGGCGCTGGTCGACGCCAACCGCCCCGCCCATGTCCCGTGCACCGTCGAGGTCGTCACCGAGCCCCAGCAGTAG
- a CDS encoding zinc ribbon domain-containing protein: protein MATCEQCGAPQEDADDFCGACGAFTAWGRERTETPVAEEEPAGPAGPAGPAGPAATPPSKTSVATKTSVATKTSVATEIPIAAEIPVAAEGTAAAGGTVTAVTPRHTAPTPTVRTAASTPEDSVAPTTASPDPGAAEAAGAVRPAKPTLERVGRRHGAVDGHVPSPDDVACAECGTANPAGRRFCRRCGNALEVPAAQARSPWWQRLARRLRDRRRRRRLGRRNGGWAKARRAIGVLLALCVLGGGLYLSSPYASRLLGGVSDRVAKPTPVTPKTVKASSSAAGHPAAHAADGTWTNWWAPKNPAKGQWVEAEFSGGFDLLHLVVLSGASERQDDFLKQARPSAFELTAWVEGGKTVTRRIKLQDKHGSQDFQLGIPDVTRIRLTIVSSYGEAPGRLAAVGELEFFTRS from the coding sequence GTGGCTACATGCGAGCAGTGCGGTGCGCCGCAGGAGGACGCCGACGACTTCTGCGGGGCCTGCGGCGCCTTTACTGCCTGGGGCCGCGAGCGGACGGAGACGCCGGTGGCGGAGGAGGAGCCGGCCGGTCCGGCCGGACCAGCCGGTCCGGCCGGTCCCGCGGCCACGCCGCCGTCGAAGACCTCGGTCGCCACGAAGACCTCGGTCGCCACGAAGACCTCGGTCGCCACGGAGATCCCGATCGCCGCGGAGATACCGGTCGCCGCGGAGGGCACGGCCGCCGCGGGGGGCACGGTCACCGCGGTCACACCTCGGCATACGGCCCCCACCCCCACGGTGCGGACGGCCGCGTCCACGCCTGAGGATTCGGTCGCGCCGACGACCGCCTCACCGGACCCCGGTGCCGCGGAAGCGGCGGGCGCGGTGCGCCCCGCCAAACCGACGTTGGAGCGTGTCGGGCGGCGGCACGGCGCCGTGGACGGACACGTCCCCTCACCGGACGACGTGGCGTGTGCCGAGTGCGGCACCGCCAACCCGGCGGGCCGACGCTTCTGCCGCCGTTGCGGCAACGCGCTCGAGGTCCCCGCCGCCCAGGCGCGCTCCCCCTGGTGGCAGCGGCTGGCACGCCGTCTCCGCGATCGCCGCCGTCGGCGGCGGCTGGGCCGCCGTAACGGCGGCTGGGCCAAGGCCCGCCGGGCGATCGGCGTGCTCCTCGCCCTCTGCGTGCTCGGCGGCGGGCTCTATCTGTCGTCGCCCTACGCCTCCCGGCTGCTGGGCGGCGTCAGCGATCGCGTCGCCAAGCCCACACCCGTCACCCCGAAGACCGTCAAGGCCTCCAGCAGCGCCGCCGGCCATCCGGCCGCCCACGCGGCCGATGGCACCTGGACCAACTGGTGGGCACCGAAGAACCCGGCCAAGGGACAGTGGGTGGAGGCCGAATTCTCCGGCGGCTTCGACCTGCTCCACCTCGTCGTGCTCTCCGGCGCCTCCGAGCGGCAGGACGACTTCCTCAAGCAGGCGCGGCCCTCGGCGTTCGAACTGACCGCCTGGGTCGAGGGCGGCAAGACCGTCACCCGGCGAATCAAGCTCCAGGACAAGCACGGCTCACAAGACTTCCAGCTGGGCATTCCGGACGTGACCCGCATCCGCCTGACCATCGTCTCGTCCTATGGCGAAGCCCCTGGGCGCCTTGCCGCCGTGGGTGAACTCGAATTCTTCACACGGTCGTGA